In the Wyeomyia smithii strain HCP4-BCI-WySm-NY-G18 chromosome 2, ASM2978416v1, whole genome shotgun sequence genome, one interval contains:
- the LOC129725161 gene encoding cuticle protein 76-like has translation MFRFVVLLAAVAVCQAAYSLNPAGPTYAGFHTPAVTSQQSNILRSFGNLGQIATHSKTIDTPYSTSSKTDVRISNPGLAVGHVAAAYPAAYHAPAYAPAAYAHPAVYGAPAVKAVAAPGLLGVAYSAAPAVAAMSYNNGLGISYAW, from the exons ATGTTCAGA TTCGTTGTTCTGCTAGCTGCCGTTGCCGTGTGCCAGGCTGCCTACTCCCTGAATCCGGCTGGACCAACATACGCCGGATTCCATACACCCGCCGTCACTAGTCAGCAGTCAAACATTCTCCGTTCCTTCGGAAATCTTGGCCAGATCGCGACTCACTCCAAAACCATTGATACCCCATATTCGACATCGAGCAAAACGGATGTTCGCATCAGCAATCCAGGACTAGCTGTCGGACACGTGGCTGCTGCATATCCAGCTGCTTACCATGCCCCAGCCTACGCTCCTGCTGCTTATGCTCACCCAGCTGTATACGGAGCCCCAGCCGTTAAGGCCGTTGCTGCCCCAGGACTGTTGGGTGTTGCCTACTCTGCCGCTCCGGCTGTCGCTGCCATGTCCTACAATAATGGTCTTGGTATCAGCTATGCTTGGTAA
- the LOC129725159 gene encoding LIM domain-binding protein 2 isoform X3 has protein sequence MLGISRRGVNAGPPLSLPSTLEDSTNNWKGTPSGPADPSQQPGGPGAGGPGGGGGPGGGGGPGGPGGGGVNSFGGPGGGNNFGGPVFPAAGQGSPAGGSGANSYQNVPPGTGSNTPQYTASPAPSGSSTPGPGPPQNVGSGFPPPNAGAGGPAPYNGPGGGPVAGGPFGSPSANGPQFGRPGSSGSAFGSGPHFTSPGGPGSFGGPQFGIPPGSPFGHGPNGPNMGGPMNQGHMMSGPQPVDRMDQSQLNVPRRHAYVGQPDYRIYELNKRLQQRTEESDNIWWDAFATEFFEDDATLTLTFCLEDGPKRYTIGRTLIPRYFRSIFEGGVTELYFNLRHSKESFHTTSITIDCDQCTMETLHGKPMYTKCLQVFTEGRLILEFTFDDLMRIKSWHFAVRAHRELIPRSVVAMHTQQPDPSMLEQLTKNITRQGITNSTLNYLRLCVILEPMQELMSRHKAYSLSPRDCLKTTLFQKWQRMVAPPDAQRPANKRRKRKGSSSGAGAGNAGPPVPSKKRSPGPNFSLASQDVMVVGEPSLMGGEFGEEDERMITRLENTQYDAANSLEHEGHNAFGGHNDSPMTGGGPGGPNSWQVDRGGGPGQPNNSGPASQESDKKSPSVSQ, from the exons GTATAAGTCGACGAGGAGTGAATGCTGGACCGCCCCTGAGCTTGCCATCTACACTGGAGGACTCTACGAATAACTGGAAAGGTACACCTTCGGGGCCCGCTGATCCATCGCAGCAACCCGGTGGACCAGGAGCTGGTGGTCCAGGTGGAGGCGGTGGTCCTGGAGGTGGTGGAGGTCCTGGTGGTCCTGGTGGTGGCGGTGTGAACAGCTTCGGTGGCCCAGGAGGCGGAAACAATTTCGGCGGGCCGGTGTTTCCTGCTGCCGGTCAAGGTTCTCCTGCGGGAGGATCCGGTGCCAATAGTTATCAAAACGTCCCTCCCGGGACTGGCTCAAATACCCCGCAGTATACGGCGTCACCGGCTCCATCGGGATCCAGTACGCCAGGTCCAGGGCCGCCACAAAACGTAGGCTCTGGATTTCCACCACCAAACGCAGGAGCTGGCGGACCCGCCCCTTACAATGGACCCGGTGGAGGACCTGTTGCAGGAGGTCCATTCGGTTCACCTTCTGCTAACGGTCCTCAGTTTGGTCGACCTGGTAGTTCTGGGTCAGCATTTGGTAGCGGGCCACATTTTACGTCGCCTGGTGGTCCCGGAAGCTTTGGTGGGCCGCAATTTGGTATACCTCCCGGGTCACCATTTGGTCATGGGCCCAACGGTCCCAACATGGGCGGACCGATGAATCAAGGACATATGATGAGTGGTCCGCAGCCAGTTGATCGAATGGATCAAAG tCAATTGAACGTTCCCAGAAGGCATGCATACGTTGGACAACCTGACTATAGAATATATGAATTAAATAAGCGATTACAGCAAAGAACTgaa GAAAGTGATAATATTTGGTGGGACGCGTTCGCAACTGAATTCTTCGAAGACGATGCAACCCTAACGCTAACATTTTGCTTGGAAGATGGACCAAAAAGATATA cTATAGGACGCACACTAATTCCTCGTTATTTTCGAAGTATTTTCGAAGGCGGTGTAACCGAATTGTACTTTAACCTGAGACACTCAAAAGAGTCGTTTCATACCACCTCCATCACAATTGACTGCGATCAATGCACGATGGAAACGCTGCATGGGAAGCCCATGTACACCAAG TGTTTGCAGGTATTCACTGAGGGTCGGCTAATACTGGAATTCACCTTCGATGACCTGATGCGAATAAAGTCATGGCACTTTGCGGTACGGGCTCACCGGGAGCTTATACCTCGTTCAGTGGTTGCGATGCACACTCAGCAGCCTGATCCATCCATGCTGGAACAACTGACGAAAAATATCACCAGACAAGGAATTACCAACTCGACACTAAACTATCTGCGC CTGTGTGTGATATTAGAACCGATGCAGGAATTAATGTCCAGACATAAAGCGTACTCGCTCAGTCCGCGAGATTGTTTGAAGACGACACTATTTCAGAAGTGGCAGCGAATGGTAGCACCACCCG ATGCGCAACGTCCAGCCAATAAACGGAGGAAACGCAAGGGCTCGAGCTCCGGAGCAGGGGCGGGTAATGCCGGTCCGCCAGTGCCGAGCAAGAAACGATCGCCCGGGCCGAATTTCTCGCTGGCGTCTCAG GACGTGATGGTCGTGGGTGAGCCTTCATTGATGGGCGGAGAATTTGGCGAGGAAGATGAACGGATGATTACCAGGTTGGAAAATACACAATACGATGCAGCAAACTCACTGGAGCATGAAGGTCATAACGCTTTCGGCGGTCATAACGATTCTCCAATGACAGGTGGGGGCCCCGGTGGTCCCAACTCCTGGCAGGTGGATCGAGGTGGTGGTCCTGGACAGCCCAACAACAGTGGACCGGCCAGTCAGGAATCGGACAAGAAGAGTCCTTCGGTGTCCCAGTGA
- the LOC129725159 gene encoding LIM domain-binding protein 2 isoform X2: MLGISRRGVNAGPPLSLPSTLEDSTNNWKGTPSGPADPSQQPGGPGAGGPGGGGGPGGGGGPGGPGGGGVNSFGGPGGGNNFGGPVFPAAGQGSPAGGSGANSYQNVPPGTGSNTPQYTASPAPSGSSTPGPGPPQNVGSGFPPPNAGAGGPAPYNGPGGGPVAGGPFGSPSANGPQFGRPGSSGSAFGSGPHFTSPGGPGSFGGPQFGIPPGSPFGHGPNGPNMGGPMNQGHMMSGPQPVDRMDQSQLNVPRRHAYVGQPDYRIYELNKRLQQRTEESDNIWWDAFATEFFEDDATLTLTFCLEDGPKRYTIGRTLIPRYFRSIFEGGVTELYFNLRHSKESFHTTSITIDCDQCTMETLHGKPMYTKCLQVFTEGRLILEFTFDDLMRIKSWHFAVRAHRELIPRSVVAMHTQQPDPSMLEQLTKNITRQGITNSTLNYLRLCVILEPMQELMSRHKAYSLSPRDCLKTTLFQKWQRMVAPPALKASYSISDAQRPANKRRKRKGSSSGAGAGNAGPPVPSKKRSPGPNFSLASQDVMVVGEPSLMGGEFGEEDERMITRLENTQYDAANSLEHEGHNAFGGHNDSPMTGGGPGGPNSWQVDRGGGPGQPNNSGPASQESDKKSPSVSQ, from the exons GTATAAGTCGACGAGGAGTGAATGCTGGACCGCCCCTGAGCTTGCCATCTACACTGGAGGACTCTACGAATAACTGGAAAGGTACACCTTCGGGGCCCGCTGATCCATCGCAGCAACCCGGTGGACCAGGAGCTGGTGGTCCAGGTGGAGGCGGTGGTCCTGGAGGTGGTGGAGGTCCTGGTGGTCCTGGTGGTGGCGGTGTGAACAGCTTCGGTGGCCCAGGAGGCGGAAACAATTTCGGCGGGCCGGTGTTTCCTGCTGCCGGTCAAGGTTCTCCTGCGGGAGGATCCGGTGCCAATAGTTATCAAAACGTCCCTCCCGGGACTGGCTCAAATACCCCGCAGTATACGGCGTCACCGGCTCCATCGGGATCCAGTACGCCAGGTCCAGGGCCGCCACAAAACGTAGGCTCTGGATTTCCACCACCAAACGCAGGAGCTGGCGGACCCGCCCCTTACAATGGACCCGGTGGAGGACCTGTTGCAGGAGGTCCATTCGGTTCACCTTCTGCTAACGGTCCTCAGTTTGGTCGACCTGGTAGTTCTGGGTCAGCATTTGGTAGCGGGCCACATTTTACGTCGCCTGGTGGTCCCGGAAGCTTTGGTGGGCCGCAATTTGGTATACCTCCCGGGTCACCATTTGGTCATGGGCCCAACGGTCCCAACATGGGCGGACCGATGAATCAAGGACATATGATGAGTGGTCCGCAGCCAGTTGATCGAATGGATCAAAG tCAATTGAACGTTCCCAGAAGGCATGCATACGTTGGACAACCTGACTATAGAATATATGAATTAAATAAGCGATTACAGCAAAGAACTgaa GAAAGTGATAATATTTGGTGGGACGCGTTCGCAACTGAATTCTTCGAAGACGATGCAACCCTAACGCTAACATTTTGCTTGGAAGATGGACCAAAAAGATATA cTATAGGACGCACACTAATTCCTCGTTATTTTCGAAGTATTTTCGAAGGCGGTGTAACCGAATTGTACTTTAACCTGAGACACTCAAAAGAGTCGTTTCATACCACCTCCATCACAATTGACTGCGATCAATGCACGATGGAAACGCTGCATGGGAAGCCCATGTACACCAAG TGTTTGCAGGTATTCACTGAGGGTCGGCTAATACTGGAATTCACCTTCGATGACCTGATGCGAATAAAGTCATGGCACTTTGCGGTACGGGCTCACCGGGAGCTTATACCTCGTTCAGTGGTTGCGATGCACACTCAGCAGCCTGATCCATCCATGCTGGAACAACTGACGAAAAATATCACCAGACAAGGAATTACCAACTCGACACTAAACTATCTGCGC CTGTGTGTGATATTAGAACCGATGCAGGAATTAATGTCCAGACATAAAGCGTACTCGCTCAGTCCGCGAGATTGTTTGAAGACGACACTATTTCAGAAGTGGCAGCGAATGGTAGCACCACCCG CGTTAAAAGCGTCTTACTCCATTTCAGATGCGCAACGTCCAGCCAATAAACGGAGGAAACGCAAGGGCTCGAGCTCCGGAGCAGGGGCGGGTAATGCCGGTCCGCCAGTGCCGAGCAAGAAACGATCGCCCGGGCCGAATTTCTCGCTGGCGTCTCAG GACGTGATGGTCGTGGGTGAGCCTTCATTGATGGGCGGAGAATTTGGCGAGGAAGATGAACGGATGATTACCAGGTTGGAAAATACACAATACGATGCAGCAAACTCACTGGAGCATGAAGGTCATAACGCTTTCGGCGGTCATAACGATTCTCCAATGACAGGTGGGGGCCCCGGTGGTCCCAACTCCTGGCAGGTGGATCGAGGTGGTGGTCCTGGACAGCCCAACAACAGTGGACCGGCCAGTCAGGAATCGGACAAGAAGAGTCCTTCGGTGTCCCAGTGA
- the LOC129725159 gene encoding LIM domain-binding protein 2 isoform X4 — translation MLGISRRGVNAGPPLSLPSTLEDSTNNWKGTPSGPADPSQQPGGPGAGGPGGGGGPGGGGGPGGPGGGGVNSFGGPGGGNNFGGPVFPAAGQGSPAGGSGANSYQNVPPGTGSNTPQYTASPAPSGSSTPGPGPPQNVGSGFPPPNAGAGGPAPYNGPGGGPVAGGPFGSPSANGPQFGRPGSSGSAFGSGPHFTSPGGPGSFGGPQFGIPPGSPFGHGPNGPNMGGPMNQGHMMSGPQPVDRMDQSQLNVPRRHAYVGQPDYRIYELNKRLQQRTEESDNIWWDAFATEFFEDDATLTLTFCLEDGPKRYTIGRTLIPRYFRSIFEGGVTELYFNLRHSKESFHTTSITIDCDQCTMETLHGKPMYTKVFTEGRLILEFTFDDLMRIKSWHFAVRAHRELIPRSVVAMHTQQPDPSMLEQLTKNITRQGITNSTLNYLRLCVILEPMQELMSRHKAYSLSPRDCLKTTLFQKWQRMVAPPDAQRPANKRRKRKGSSSGAGAGNAGPPVPSKKRSPGPNFSLASQDVMVVGEPSLMGGEFGEEDERMITRLENTQYDAANSLEHEGHNAFGGHNDSPMTGGGPGGPNSWQVDRGGGPGQPNNSGPASQESDKKSPSVSQ, via the exons GTATAAGTCGACGAGGAGTGAATGCTGGACCGCCCCTGAGCTTGCCATCTACACTGGAGGACTCTACGAATAACTGGAAAGGTACACCTTCGGGGCCCGCTGATCCATCGCAGCAACCCGGTGGACCAGGAGCTGGTGGTCCAGGTGGAGGCGGTGGTCCTGGAGGTGGTGGAGGTCCTGGTGGTCCTGGTGGTGGCGGTGTGAACAGCTTCGGTGGCCCAGGAGGCGGAAACAATTTCGGCGGGCCGGTGTTTCCTGCTGCCGGTCAAGGTTCTCCTGCGGGAGGATCCGGTGCCAATAGTTATCAAAACGTCCCTCCCGGGACTGGCTCAAATACCCCGCAGTATACGGCGTCACCGGCTCCATCGGGATCCAGTACGCCAGGTCCAGGGCCGCCACAAAACGTAGGCTCTGGATTTCCACCACCAAACGCAGGAGCTGGCGGACCCGCCCCTTACAATGGACCCGGTGGAGGACCTGTTGCAGGAGGTCCATTCGGTTCACCTTCTGCTAACGGTCCTCAGTTTGGTCGACCTGGTAGTTCTGGGTCAGCATTTGGTAGCGGGCCACATTTTACGTCGCCTGGTGGTCCCGGAAGCTTTGGTGGGCCGCAATTTGGTATACCTCCCGGGTCACCATTTGGTCATGGGCCCAACGGTCCCAACATGGGCGGACCGATGAATCAAGGACATATGATGAGTGGTCCGCAGCCAGTTGATCGAATGGATCAAAG tCAATTGAACGTTCCCAGAAGGCATGCATACGTTGGACAACCTGACTATAGAATATATGAATTAAATAAGCGATTACAGCAAAGAACTgaa GAAAGTGATAATATTTGGTGGGACGCGTTCGCAACTGAATTCTTCGAAGACGATGCAACCCTAACGCTAACATTTTGCTTGGAAGATGGACCAAAAAGATATA cTATAGGACGCACACTAATTCCTCGTTATTTTCGAAGTATTTTCGAAGGCGGTGTAACCGAATTGTACTTTAACCTGAGACACTCAAAAGAGTCGTTTCATACCACCTCCATCACAATTGACTGCGATCAATGCACGATGGAAACGCTGCATGGGAAGCCCATGTACACCAAG GTATTCACTGAGGGTCGGCTAATACTGGAATTCACCTTCGATGACCTGATGCGAATAAAGTCATGGCACTTTGCGGTACGGGCTCACCGGGAGCTTATACCTCGTTCAGTGGTTGCGATGCACACTCAGCAGCCTGATCCATCCATGCTGGAACAACTGACGAAAAATATCACCAGACAAGGAATTACCAACTCGACACTAAACTATCTGCGC CTGTGTGTGATATTAGAACCGATGCAGGAATTAATGTCCAGACATAAAGCGTACTCGCTCAGTCCGCGAGATTGTTTGAAGACGACACTATTTCAGAAGTGGCAGCGAATGGTAGCACCACCCG ATGCGCAACGTCCAGCCAATAAACGGAGGAAACGCAAGGGCTCGAGCTCCGGAGCAGGGGCGGGTAATGCCGGTCCGCCAGTGCCGAGCAAGAAACGATCGCCCGGGCCGAATTTCTCGCTGGCGTCTCAG GACGTGATGGTCGTGGGTGAGCCTTCATTGATGGGCGGAGAATTTGGCGAGGAAGATGAACGGATGATTACCAGGTTGGAAAATACACAATACGATGCAGCAAACTCACTGGAGCATGAAGGTCATAACGCTTTCGGCGGTCATAACGATTCTCCAATGACAGGTGGGGGCCCCGGTGGTCCCAACTCCTGGCAGGTGGATCGAGGTGGTGGTCCTGGACAGCCCAACAACAGTGGACCGGCCAGTCAGGAATCGGACAAGAAGAGTCCTTCGGTGTCCCAGTGA
- the LOC129725159 gene encoding LIM domain-binding protein 2 isoform X1, with translation MLGISRRGVNAGPPLSLPSTLEDSTNNWKGTPSGPADPSQQPGGPGAGGPGGGGGPGGGGGPGGPGGGGVNSFGGPGGGNNFGGPVFPAAGQGSPAGGSGANSYQNVPPGTGSNTPQYTASPAPSGSSTPGPGPPQNVGSGFPPPNAGAGGPAPYNGPGGGPVAGGPFGSPSANGPQFGRPGSSGSAFGSGPHFTSPGGPGSFGGPQFGIPPGSPFGHGPNGPNMGGPMNQGHMMSGPQPVDRMDQSQLNVPRRHAYVGQPDYRIYELNKRLQQRTEESDNIWWDAFATEFFEDDATLTLTFCLEDGPKRYTIGRTLIPRYFRSIFEGGVTELYFNLRHSKESFHTTSITIDCDQCTMETLHGKPMYTKCLQVFTEGRLILEFTFDDLMRIKSWHFAVRAHRELIPRSVVAMHTQQPDPSMLEQLTKNITRQGITNSTLNYLRLCVILEPMQELMSRHKAYSLSPRDCLKTTLFQKWQRMVAPPALKASYSISDAQRPANKRRKRKGSSSGAGAGNAGPPVPSKKRSPGPNFSLASQVDVMVVGEPSLMGGEFGEEDERMITRLENTQYDAANSLEHEGHNAFGGHNDSPMTGGGPGGPNSWQVDRGGGPGQPNNSGPASQESDKKSPSVSQ, from the exons GTATAAGTCGACGAGGAGTGAATGCTGGACCGCCCCTGAGCTTGCCATCTACACTGGAGGACTCTACGAATAACTGGAAAGGTACACCTTCGGGGCCCGCTGATCCATCGCAGCAACCCGGTGGACCAGGAGCTGGTGGTCCAGGTGGAGGCGGTGGTCCTGGAGGTGGTGGAGGTCCTGGTGGTCCTGGTGGTGGCGGTGTGAACAGCTTCGGTGGCCCAGGAGGCGGAAACAATTTCGGCGGGCCGGTGTTTCCTGCTGCCGGTCAAGGTTCTCCTGCGGGAGGATCCGGTGCCAATAGTTATCAAAACGTCCCTCCCGGGACTGGCTCAAATACCCCGCAGTATACGGCGTCACCGGCTCCATCGGGATCCAGTACGCCAGGTCCAGGGCCGCCACAAAACGTAGGCTCTGGATTTCCACCACCAAACGCAGGAGCTGGCGGACCCGCCCCTTACAATGGACCCGGTGGAGGACCTGTTGCAGGAGGTCCATTCGGTTCACCTTCTGCTAACGGTCCTCAGTTTGGTCGACCTGGTAGTTCTGGGTCAGCATTTGGTAGCGGGCCACATTTTACGTCGCCTGGTGGTCCCGGAAGCTTTGGTGGGCCGCAATTTGGTATACCTCCCGGGTCACCATTTGGTCATGGGCCCAACGGTCCCAACATGGGCGGACCGATGAATCAAGGACATATGATGAGTGGTCCGCAGCCAGTTGATCGAATGGATCAAAG tCAATTGAACGTTCCCAGAAGGCATGCATACGTTGGACAACCTGACTATAGAATATATGAATTAAATAAGCGATTACAGCAAAGAACTgaa GAAAGTGATAATATTTGGTGGGACGCGTTCGCAACTGAATTCTTCGAAGACGATGCAACCCTAACGCTAACATTTTGCTTGGAAGATGGACCAAAAAGATATA cTATAGGACGCACACTAATTCCTCGTTATTTTCGAAGTATTTTCGAAGGCGGTGTAACCGAATTGTACTTTAACCTGAGACACTCAAAAGAGTCGTTTCATACCACCTCCATCACAATTGACTGCGATCAATGCACGATGGAAACGCTGCATGGGAAGCCCATGTACACCAAG TGTTTGCAGGTATTCACTGAGGGTCGGCTAATACTGGAATTCACCTTCGATGACCTGATGCGAATAAAGTCATGGCACTTTGCGGTACGGGCTCACCGGGAGCTTATACCTCGTTCAGTGGTTGCGATGCACACTCAGCAGCCTGATCCATCCATGCTGGAACAACTGACGAAAAATATCACCAGACAAGGAATTACCAACTCGACACTAAACTATCTGCGC CTGTGTGTGATATTAGAACCGATGCAGGAATTAATGTCCAGACATAAAGCGTACTCGCTCAGTCCGCGAGATTGTTTGAAGACGACACTATTTCAGAAGTGGCAGCGAATGGTAGCACCACCCG CGTTAAAAGCGTCTTACTCCATTTCAGATGCGCAACGTCCAGCCAATAAACGGAGGAAACGCAAGGGCTCGAGCTCCGGAGCAGGGGCGGGTAATGCCGGTCCGCCAGTGCCGAGCAAGAAACGATCGCCCGGGCCGAATTTCTCGCTGGCGTCTCAGGTA GACGTGATGGTCGTGGGTGAGCCTTCATTGATGGGCGGAGAATTTGGCGAGGAAGATGAACGGATGATTACCAGGTTGGAAAATACACAATACGATGCAGCAAACTCACTGGAGCATGAAGGTCATAACGCTTTCGGCGGTCATAACGATTCTCCAATGACAGGTGGGGGCCCCGGTGGTCCCAACTCCTGGCAGGTGGATCGAGGTGGTGGTCCTGGACAGCCCAACAACAGTGGACCGGCCAGTCAGGAATCGGACAAGAAGAGTCCTTCGGTGTCCCAGTGA